In Persicimonas caeni, a single window of DNA contains:
- a CDS encoding BamA/TamA family outer membrane protein, translating to MTTRRMLGTAAALLAALVCLLSPRTGTAAGDGEEGAEKPGHIFVDTVTIEGLERTEPYVVRRELIVEEGETASVDSIEESVQRVRNTGLFRKVRYELVDVQTTKVLPEGVRAAALQISVDEKWTTLPIFSFNRGGGTYRLIVGAFDDNLLGHYIGVGGQYERLGEANSFYGWLYHPRMFGQRLRGGIDVGTQNRGYTLYDADGEVDGGFLLNRFTVGTYLRKEWLWWFRTQLSLRYVNDDFSYNRLSPTIEELQRERGLPPESHATIMSLSAMLGRIDQDNYLLDGTQFSVSLSHANENLGSTHTYTKLLAGVSHFETLPLNSNLAARLAAGTGDIDAIQHRFFLGGLDTVRGFANDRFAGEHYWLANLEYRIPSLDTRWVVLQHVVFADASGISTEFSNLAKLTGASTGIGLRFIVPKIQGFIARIDYALPLYGDITNPISLGGGQFY from the coding sequence GTGACGACTAGACGCATGCTGGGCACTGCGGCCGCACTCTTGGCCGCGCTGGTGTGCCTTCTGTCCCCCAGAACCGGTACGGCCGCCGGAGATGGAGAGGAGGGCGCCGAGAAGCCCGGGCATATCTTCGTCGACACCGTCACTATCGAAGGGCTCGAGCGCACCGAGCCGTACGTCGTGCGTCGAGAGTTGATCGTCGAGGAGGGTGAGACGGCGAGCGTCGACTCGATCGAAGAGAGCGTCCAGCGCGTTCGCAACACCGGGCTCTTTCGCAAAGTCCGCTACGAGTTGGTCGATGTGCAGACCACGAAGGTCTTGCCCGAGGGCGTCCGCGCGGCGGCGCTACAGATCTCGGTCGACGAGAAGTGGACGACGCTTCCAATCTTTAGCTTCAACCGAGGGGGCGGCACTTACCGCCTCATCGTCGGCGCCTTCGACGACAACCTGTTGGGGCACTATATCGGCGTGGGAGGCCAATACGAGCGGTTGGGCGAGGCGAACTCGTTTTACGGCTGGCTGTATCACCCGCGAATGTTCGGGCAGCGTCTGCGCGGAGGGATCGACGTAGGCACGCAAAACCGAGGATACACACTCTACGACGCAGACGGTGAGGTCGACGGCGGCTTTTTGCTCAATCGGTTCACCGTCGGCACGTATCTACGGAAGGAGTGGCTCTGGTGGTTTCGCACTCAGCTATCGCTGCGCTACGTCAACGACGACTTCTCGTACAACCGGTTGTCGCCGACCATCGAAGAACTCCAGCGTGAGCGGGGGCTTCCGCCCGAGAGCCACGCGACCATCATGAGCCTGAGCGCCATGTTGGGGCGTATCGACCAAGACAACTACCTGCTCGACGGCACGCAGTTCAGCGTGAGCCTGTCGCACGCCAACGAGAATCTGGGCTCGACACACACCTACACCAAGCTATTGGCCGGCGTGAGCCACTTCGAGACGCTGCCGCTCAACTCGAACCTCGCCGCGCGCCTGGCCGCCGGCACCGGCGATATCGACGCCATCCAGCACCGGTTCTTTCTGGGCGGCCTCGACACCGTGCGCGGGTTCGCCAACGACCGGTTTGCCGGGGAGCATTACTGGCTCGCCAACCTCGAGTATCGAATCCCGTCGCTCGATACGCGCTGGGTCGTGCTCCAACACGTGGTCTTCGCCGACGCCTCGGGTATCTCGACGGAGTTCTCGAATCTCGCCAAGCTCACGGGGGCGAGCACCGGCATCGGGTTGCGCTTTATCGTGCCCAAGATCCAGGGCTTTATCGCCCGCATCGACTACGCGTTGCCCCTCTACGGCGACATTACCAACCCCATCAGCCTCGGCGGCGGTCAGTTCTACTGA